AGCTGGCGTACATCCCGTCGCCGTACCACGAGCAGACCGTCAACTTCACCGTGTCCATCGGCGGTCAGTAGGCCCGAGCGAGGTGGCTCCCCCGGGGAGCCACCTCTCGCTCACGCCCGGGGGCCCGAAGGGACGGCCTGCCCTCTCCCCCGATCGGGGGAGAGGGTCAGAGAGGCTCATGGCCCACCCATTTCTTGCCGATCAGGGCTAACTCCCAACGTGAAAGCAACCGGCGTGGCCGTAGACACCGGATGCTCCGCTGGGAGCGGGCCCCGGCGCCACCCCCGCCTCCTCGAAAGCCATGCCTCGCGTGGCGAGCTGAGCCGCGTCGCGCCGGCGCCCGGGATGAGCCGAAGGTGGGCGGCCACCCGTGCGCTTCGCGGCGTGCCTTGGGGGTACACTGGGGGTGCATTCACGCCTCCTGCCCCCGCCGGAGAGGGACCTGCTCGGGGAGCCAGAGGGGTGTGGCACAGGAGGTTGTGCCCATGTCGGCACCCCGACCGACCGTAGGCCTCGGTCGACCCGAGCGCCCCGGCGAGGCCTCGCTCCGTCCAGCACCGACACTCCTGGGGGGCGAGCCGCCGAGGCCATCCCGGCCGCGGCCGCCCGCGCGTCTCATCGACCGGCAACTGCTTTCCGTGCTACGACGCTATCTCGGCGACGCTCCGGTGGCCCTGCAGGTCGGCGCCAGCCTCGGGAGCCGGCCACCGCTCGGTCGTCCCATTGCGACGATCGCCATCCGGGATCGCCGGACGGTGCTCGAACTGCTCCGCCGACCGGAGCTGGCTTTTGGCGAGGCCTACATGTCGGGCCGCCTGGACGTGGAGGGCGATCTGGTAGGCGCGCTCGAGGCCGTGTATCGCGTGCAGGCTGACGAGGCTGGCCTCCCCCGTGCGGCCCGTGCCGCCCGAACGTGGACCGCGCGAGCGCTCAGCCGGCTGGCCCGGCGACATGGCCGGCGGGCGGCGAGGCACAACATCCATCGTCACTACGATCTCGGGAACGACTTCTATCGACTGTGGCTCGATCGCGAGATGGTCTACACGTGCGCCTACTTCCCGTCCCCTGACGCCAGCCTCGAAGAAGCGCAGCTCGCCAAGATGGAGTACGTGTGCCGGAAGCTAGGGCTGCGAGGGGGCGATCAGGTGGTGGAGGCGGGATCCGGCTGGGGGGCCCTGGCGCTCTACATGGCCCGGAAGTACGGGGTCCGCGTGAGGGCCTTCAACATCTCCCGCGAGCAGATCTCCTTCGCCCGCGAGCGGGCCCGGGCCGAGCAGCTCTCGGACCGGGTCGAGTTCATCGAAGACGACTACCGCAGCATCACCGGCTCGTTCGACGTGTTCGTATCGGTCGGCATGCTCGAACACGTCGGACTCGAGTGCTACC
The DNA window shown above is from Candidatus Methylomirabilota bacterium and carries:
- a CDS encoding cyclopropane-fatty-acyl-phospholipid synthase family protein is translated as MLRRYLGDAPVALQVGASLGSRPPLGRPIATIAIRDRRTVLELLRRPELAFGEAYMSGRLDVEGDLVGALEAVYRVQADEAGLPRAARAARTWTARALSRLARRHGRRAARHNIHRHYDLGNDFYRLWLDREMVYTCAYFPSPDASLEEAQLAKMEYVCRKLGLRGGDQVVEAGSGWGALALYMARKYGVRVRAFNISREQISFARERARAEQLSDRVEFIEDDYRSITGSFDVFVSVGMLEHVGLECYQALGRLIRRVLRSDGRGLLHFIGRNQPEPLNPWIAKRIFPGAYPPTLAEVTHRVLEPSNLSVLDVENLRLHYAETLRHWRTRFDAVSEHVARMFELPFARAWRLYLAGSEAAFRVGSLQLFQVVFAPGSSNRVASTRDALYTEPLV